In a single window of the Dehalococcoidales bacterium genome:
- a CDS encoding flavodoxin family protein, producing the protein MKILGLSCSPRKGGNTETLVTEALEGARNEGAEVEMFSVHGKDIKPCDGCQTCVATGICHIQDDMQDVFRKMIESDGIIFGTPIYFYTMSAQAKAIMDRTYSIRRPEFKLASKVGGVIAVAGGIGLIEAIKEWYFYIAINHMLAADYVSAYAGGRGEVNDNEHVMKCARELGRQMVQLVDTGFRFPEEYARRGLSGYVAEKYGV; encoded by the coding sequence GTGAAGATACTTGGTCTTTCCTGCAGTCCGAGAAAGGGTGGCAACACCGAAACGCTGGTGACCGAGGCGCTGGAGGGCGCCCGTAACGAGGGTGCCGAGGTGGAGATGTTCAGCGTGCACGGCAAGGACATAAAGCCCTGCGATGGCTGCCAGACCTGCGTTGCGACCGGCATCTGCCACATTCAGGACGACATGCAGGACGTTTTCAGGAAGATGATTGAGTCCGACGGTATCATCTTCGGCACCCCGATATACTTCTACACGATGAGTGCCCAGGCGAAGGCCATCATGGACCGGACCTACTCGATACGCCGTCCCGAGTTCAAGCTGGCGAGCAAGGTGGGTGGAGTCATTGCCGTGGCCGGTGGCATCGGTCTGATAGAGGCAATCAAGGAATGGTACTTCTATATCGCCATCAACCACATGCTGGCGGCGGACTATGTCAGTGCCTACGCCGGCGGGAGGGGTGAGGTGAACGACAACGAGCATGTGATGAAGTGCGCCCGGGAGCTGGGACGGCAGATGGTACAACTGGTCGATACAGGCTTCCGGTTCCCAGAAGAGTACGCCCGCCGCGGTCTTTCCGGCTACGTGGCGGAGAAGTACGGGGTGTGA